A stretch of DNA from Salvelinus fontinalis isolate EN_2023a chromosome 17, ASM2944872v1, whole genome shotgun sequence:
gctcagtgttctgtcactcatgggaacACTACGTCACCTCCAATTCTAAAAGGTAGAGCTCTAgaattctagccccttgggtgctgccatagagttacattagaagtgccctttCAAGAAGGCTCCAGGTCATTTGACACAGATAAAATGgaatcaaatcacgttatatctacagtagctttgattggactgatcatgtcaacatcatactttcaaaatcttagctagcagtcatcatcatgaatcaactcgacaatctactggcaaatccttttcaatccttgtcatatgaagataaataattaagataaattatagataaaacgtatcggtgctcatcagccattggacataaacattacacaaccagttggaaatcgcaaattccacaatgagtggtttgcaaagcaatcattagctTTTCATTGGTGTTGGCCATGccgtcaatgaagcatgatttgtgccaccctcaaaacaactgttaaatcGGAACAGCAAAATCTGACTtttgtgagttcaagacaactgggaactcgggaaaaatgagctacgactgggaaaatacattttgaactttcatccaaaTAGAAATTGTAAATCGGGAACTCgggagctacgacctgaagatcaatgaagtcatcatgattcaacttttttgttgttgttggggttCCCAGTAAATcaagagaatgccagactttgatgacaaaatttccccacgaaggaccgccgcgcccccttcctgttcaagtgagcacagtccaaaaatgtattgtatgctgctgcataaattctgTAATATACCAGGCAGATacgtatactgtagctaagaaagtaatacatGTATGTTGTGTattaagctgttagtagcccatgtgcatcaccctaataatttggtctattttcacctcttaaatTCACcttctgttctgacttggtggtacacatgtagcctataacctgtttctgagaaatgtaatcattgaaaatTGTAAAAGCTTTCATTGCCTGCTTATCCAtctcctttatttatcctatggttctgacttggtgtacagggagaacactgtaagatggcccatgttctgaattctatcgctgtacatttcaaaagtgctgaacaaatagttacactatgtctgtcctagctcgctcatagtcttaatcgaaattacggatggcctcttatccgcttgtcgttcccttatgccatagcttgtacatctcaattgtcagtagaaaccacatttgtttaagcgtgtcagccatatcagctatggttttttttaaaggcagtaaatgaggctgaataaactgtttcgctgccagacaaggctccgctgatagccaggtgtagcagtgttaaggcgttgggactctgctgttaggacagctttatgtaggccctaacagtttgcgtcttccacatttaacccaacccctctgaataaaCCTGCTTAAAAGTTATGAATTCCAAAGTTACTTTTGGATTTTTATATTCATGTTTCATAATGTACCCTGACATAGCACACGTTGCTGGCAATCAATCTCAGCCGACTTTGTAAGTATTTCCACTTTTCTATATGGAACAATTCTTTTAGTTACAAATGACTGAATGCATGTTTCATCTCACCTTTCCAAATAAACGTCCTCATCAAATCCACGTAATTATACAACTTCTTATTTGTAAAAAGAATCTCAAGTTTAATTATCTCCATTACAAATATGGCAATTAGCAAACTTAACCCTGCATGTAAAACATATGGGCATTCAAATCTGTCTTTTATAATTCCAATGTATGTAAATATTGAGATACTTTAATTCAACCACACCAACAAAGCCTTAGAATGCAATCAAAAATGATTTGAAACATATGACAGTTGATGTCAGAACAATACAGATCTATGTGTCTGCTTAAACAGACCGTTTAGAATCATTTAAGGACTTTGGTAAATTGGCTGTAGTCAGGATGTAATCCACTGCTTGCCTTCTCATAGCAGGTGCCATACCATGTAAATAATATAATTGTACAGGCATAATGTATCGGTATATAAAGTTCAGTAAGCTAATGATAGATAATGCCATACTGTGTATATCTCAGTATGCGCCGATGGCAGACTCTGGGATATTGGTGGCGTGCATGTCTCGAGTCATGTTGGACTTCTCCTTTAGCTTGGCCTGCAGTAGTGTGTGCTCCACCACTCCTATCCGAATGTCCATCTGAACAATCTCCTGCTTGAGCTTGGTCAGACTCTGCTTGATTTTCACCACCGGGGCTATAATTCAAAAAGCTCAAAAGGGTAAGAAAACGAATAATATCAAACATTTTCAAAACAATTTGTCACAATCATTACACATGGATAGATTCCAAAATAAATCATGTTTTTAATGATCTAACAACTTGATTTATAACCTTTCTTCAATAGATTCAATGATAAAGAGAACTGTCACCATATAATGTATTTTAATTCAAGAACTGTTGCTTCACCCATCAAGACCCCAAAAAAATGCATGGGTTTGCAAAGTGCCCAATTtaagaaatatatacatttaagGTACTTTCCGATTATATTGAACGAcagaggatgacagtggggaaAGGTAAAGAGGCGGCGTCAGGTAAAGAGGGCAGTAGGCCAGATTCTAACATATACCGACACCGTAGACGTGTGTGCCGGAGGCTGTGGCATTACTGCTAGACCAGCCAGGCCACAGCAAGGTGCCCAACCTAATGACGTATGTAACACAATAGGATGTGACATCCCCTCTGACTTTTTCATGTGGGAATTGCGTCATATTCACTATTTTGTCCAGCTTGCAGTGGAAAGGGCTTAAAGCTTATAGTGCTGTGTAGATTCCCTAGTCTGGTATGTTTTCATTTACAGACTCACCTCCATCAGACATACTGCTGCCCTTCTCCTCCATTTCCTGCTTCACCTTCTCCAACTCCTCTGTGATCTAGGTTAGAATGAGACAGCACTGAGATAGTTGACATCAAAACTCATCTGTCATCTATGGCACTAAGAAGTATCTACAGAGGATAAGCGATAGGCAGTATTTTTTGCACGTTATTTCGGCATTAATACGTGCCACATTTCAGTGTGCAAACAacgtacaaaaaatatatataatttgcagtggcggatttaggtataggcgacatGGGCAGGCGCCCACTCCGACCCACAGTctcacacggtgacatgatatcattgacgtgacgtgcaaatgagcgtATTTACAGAGGATAAGAGACAGGTAATATAACATATATGGCCATTTAGGACTATATCATGATGTTGGTGTAAAATAATTACGTGAACAAATTGGGAAAGAATGACTGGTCCAAAAACCACATGCCCGTAATGTGAatgagaatatttttttttagaataGCGTGAATGTTATGAGAATGATTGGCTAGGGTTATGAGAACATGGTACGAGAATGACCTGCATACTGTAGTTTACTGTGTGTGATGTGGTCACTGACCTCAGCCAGAactctggtcctctctgtaaCTCCACCACTTCCCTGCTGGTAGCACTCCCTTGCCTTGGAATACAAAAAGGTCAACATGTCTGTATGCTTGTCCCTCCACCCCAAATAAGCCAATTAGTTGTGCCTCTGCATTGCTGACCAACGCATACCACAGCAACAAAATACTGTATACTAGTATTGGATATTCTATTTTATAAACTGGTTGGTTTAAGccgtgaatgctgattggctgaaagcagtggcatatcagaccgtataccatgggtatgactagggctgtggcggtcatgaaatttcgtcagccggtgattgtcaagcaaataactgtcggtctcatggtaattgccgttaattaacataaacacatttagcatctcctggcttccacacgtAGTCTTACAAGCCATTTAAAAaagtatatagcctacaccttcacaataaatacatgatttattttagagcactctaaagaagcatgatatgaagaacattttgtctatttcagaagaaaataTCAAACTctgttgtccttatgttaggtcctgatgtgccTATGCCAAATGGCTGACGGCTACACTCGTTCATTTAGCGAATAATATTTGCTTATAATTCCGTGGCATtactttatattattttatagtatgaagaaaacaattgaacaaagctgaataaaatataaatattttctctAAACGacttgagggagtgcgcacatgcggctattctgtgttgagtggctaacaaagaaataggtactcctatatccttaatttagagttattaatttcgttgttggaaatctgtccttgggtctgatgagtctaaatttgagatttttggttccaaccgccgtgtctttgtgaaaagcagagtaggtgaacggatgatctccacgtgtggttcccaccgtgaagcatggaggaggtgtgatggtgctttgttggtgacacggtcagtaatttatttagaactcaaggcacacttaaccagcatggctaccacagcattccatctggtttgcgcttattgggactatcatttgtttttcaacaggacaatgacccaacacacctccaggctgtgtaagggctatttgaccaagaaggagtgatggagtgctgcatcagatgacctggcctccacaatcacccgacctcaacccaaaatggtggctactttgaagaatctcaaatataaaatatattttgatttgtttgacacttttctggttactacgtgattccatacgtgttatttcataattttgttatctttactattattctacaatgtagaaaatagttaaaataaagaacaacccttgaatgagtagttgttctaaaacttttgactggtactgtaaatagtgaagtaaagtacagatacccccaaaaactactttaagtagtaatttaaagtattttttacttaagtactttacaccactgtatggATGCTTACCTCGCTGAGTTTGGACTGGGCGCTGCGGTAGTCCTGGATAAGGTGTTCCAGCTGGTTGTTGATGTATTTCTCTCTGCTGCCCACCTTCTCCAGGGTCTTACCGATCTCCTCCTGCAGCTTGTCTAGGTAGCCCTACCAAATAGGTACACATAGCAGCTTTCGCTCTATAATACATTACTAGCATACTAAATGTAAAGTAATAGAATGACATGGGAGGTTGGCTGTGTGATAGGTGCTAGTCTTGTCAGACAGTGAGACTCAGATAAAGTAGCTTATTCATGAGTTGCATGTTTCgtcacaatattgttttgaacATTCGTTTTGGACCGATGCCCGATTAAGCATTCTATTCAATGCATCGTCAATGAGCgctgataaagatcatcaaaagcgcattacagtggcttggaaatacaatgacattcaaaaTGAGTCAAATAATCAGTGGGAAAACCTTTTGATGTCATCAGATTGACTTTAAATGcagtataacgttagctagctaagattgagggTAGACCAccagattttagctagctaacattagcatttcCAGCTATTTCTACGAATTTTGCTAGCTAATAACAACATTGTCATCCATCCACATTCCACATGATAATGCTGGCAAAATTGTTGCCTACTAAATATTTTACTACTTTAGCAACGGCATCTTATTTCCACGCACTATAGTTTAATTTAGactaaacagtagttagccgttgCCCAGAATGACTGGGCTTTTATCCAGTTTAGGGCACCAGGCGGCTTGCGAATGTTCATAACAACGGCATGACGCAACCGAGCGCATATGTTTTCTTTctttagctgtgcttgattgagcttaccTGGCATAATGGAACCGACGGATTCGTCACAAAAGTGCCAAACCCACACACCTGGCACTCCCTTCAGTCTCAATCAaacactcaaagtatttgaaagaaaataaataattgtcTATTTGAACCAGGTTTGGGGCCAATCAAATTAAGGCAGTGatttgaatttaaaaaatatataaaaagtggAACAACTTTTGAAATAAATAGCTTAGAAATGTCAGTTTATTGAGAAGCTATTGAAAATGGATGCCCTTTAAATTATTGAATGGGAATATTTGTTTACGtcctgaattgaccccaaccctcatttgaacccaggtctggtgagAGGGCCACGTTGCTAGTCTAAACAAGATGTGTCTTACAACATCTTTCTAGATGGTATCAAAGTGATGTAACCTAGACAGAGAAAACTGAGTCCAAGTGTAAAGGACTAAAGTCCACCTTGGCCTCCTTGAGAGATGATTTGATCCCGTCTTTGTGCTGATGCATTTGGTCCACGTGGATCCTCCAGTCCTAGTAGTGGACATAGTCTTGTTACAAACACTCATGTTTTAGACTATTGCCCGGCCCTGCATTGATTTTGAGAGAGCAATGCCAGAATTTACAGCTGTAGCAATCTTTACCTTGTGGTCCGTTCTGATTGTGACCTTCAGTTGTGGGAGAACCCGCTCGACCTCTAGATTCCATTCTGCAGCGTCCATGTTTGATTCCAGTATATTGTCTGGCTTTGAAGATAGTCTGGTCtcctgagagagggaaggggttaGCGTTAGGAATGATAGTATGTACACCATGAGGGAATGAGCaagagctaaaaaaaaaaaaaaaaaggtaaatatgtattttatatttgtttGAGTCCACTGGTGACTAGCCTTTCTACATCTACAGACAGGGTACGGCATGTAGCCTAGTATTAACCACACATGAAAAAGACAATACAGCAGCACATCTAATGTATGCGTAGTAACAATgtatccacaatgtccaaacagaACTCTTATTGGGACAGTAAATATGTACACCGTTACAGTTCATTGTTCGTATCCAGCTATTAGCATAACGTTACAGCAACTGCAACTCACACTTTGATTGGTCCTTGATTTAAGTGCCTCTAGATCCATGACGTTTTCTTCCTCGTAGTCGTCTGGTTCCTCCTTTATTAAgggatttatttatatttttttaaatagacaTATTTTTAAAAAGTGATGAGTACAATATATACAAATAGGCCTATCATCAGGGGACACGTCGATGGGGATACCCACTGTCATCTCATCTTCCACTTTACTGAGAGTCAGCTCTGCATCATCCTCCATCACAGACTCTTCTTCCATCTCCTCTGTAGGGTAGTTTGGTCTGGGAAAAGACAGGGGAATAGGGATTGCCCGAGGCCAGCTATGTTAAACTTTTTCATTGGTTGCACCTACGTCACATCACACCATTGTTATGAATGTTGTCAAGAGGCTCTCAATCATACTAATGTTGCAttaaaaacaactgggaacttggaaatctcagacttccgacttcagtatGTTCAAGACAACCTGGAACTCTGAATAAAACGATATCCGACTAAAGatctccgactgggaaaaatagttttgaaTGGTCATACAACTTGgcattccaagtcgggaactcgggcgtCTTTCTAGAACTCCAACTTTCCGACCTGAATATCACTGATGTTGTGATTTGacctcatcccccccccccccgagatgTGCCCAGTCATTCTTAATGGGGGCTAATGACCATTTAGCCTAAATTACAGCTTCGAAATACGATGACATTGGTGGAGTAATGTTTCCATAGCTAGTAAAAGGCCTTTTCACACTGACATTGTTCTTAGCCCAAGGCTAGACTGGCCCTGGGCTAACTTAGCCTGTGTTCACGCAAGCATTTGGTAACCCTGAGCTAAACTTTAGCCCTGGGCTAAGGATTCACACTTGTATTCCAAAACCCTGGGCTAACGGACAAACACAACATGTGACCAACATTTTATCTCTGATTCGTGACCAATGCTATAAACAATAACACATTTATGAACACATTATTTCCTCATGCTTCTAGCTTAGCATTTGATTTCCAACAGTGAtggtttgtataaaccttgcctTCTACCTGTCCAACATCGGAAACAATATTTCAAAAATATTGAAATTCGATCTCACCCCTGTACAGAGAATGCTATGAACAAAATAATTTTCTGATTCAGACGAAATCATGCAACAATATTATTAGCATGGATATATGCAa
This window harbors:
- the ift57 gene encoding intraflagellar transport protein 57 homolog isoform X1, with product MVDDNRRGDDERGPGAAYQMFVVMEDLLDKLKLLDYEEEVLAKHNMKALSRHYFASSAYMPSNPGEQFFMFTIIASWLINAAGRPFEQPQEYDDPNATVSNILSQLRAFGGLVDFPPSKLKAGSGEHVCYVLDRLAEEALKERVFSWKRPNYPTEEMEEESVMEDDAELTLSKVEDEMTEEPDDYEEENVMDLEALKSRTNQSETRLSSKPDNILESNMDAAEWNLEVERVLPQLKVTIRTDHKDWRIHVDQMHQHKDGIKSSLKEAKGYLDKLQEEIGKTLEKVGSREKYINNQLEHLIQDYRSAQSKLSEARECYQQGSGGVTERTRVLAEITEELEKVKQEMEEKGSSMSDGAPVVKIKQSLTKLKQEIVQMDIRIGVVEHTLLQAKLKEKSNMTRDMHATNIPESAIGAY
- the ift57 gene encoding intraflagellar transport protein 57 homolog isoform X3, with the translated sequence MVDDNRRGDDERGPGAAYQMFVVMEDLLDKLKLLDYEEEVLAKHNMKALSRHYFASSAYMPSNPGEQFFMFTIIASWLINAAGRPFEQPQEYDDPNATVSNILSQLRAFGGLVDFPPSKLKAGSGEHVCYVLDRLAEEALKERVFSWKRPNYPTEEMEEESVMEDDAELTLSKVEDEMTEEPDDYEEENVMDLEALKSRTNQSETRLSSKPDNILESNMDAAEWNLEVERVLPQLKVTIRTDHKGYLDKLQEEIGKTLEKVGSREKYINNQLEHLIQDYRSAQSKLSEARECYQQGSGGVTERTRVLAEITEELEKVKQEMEEKGSSMSDGAPVVKIKQSLTKLKQEIVQMDIRIGVVEHTLLQAKLKEKSNMTRDMHATNIPESAIGAY
- the ift57 gene encoding intraflagellar transport protein 57 homolog isoform X2, with translation MVDDNRRGDDERGPGAAYQMFVVMEDLLDKLKLLDYEEEVLAKHNMKALSRHYFASSAYMPSNPGEQFFMFTIIASWLINAAGRPFEQPQEYDDPNATVSNILSQLRAFGGLVDFPPSKLKAGSGEHVCYVLDRLAEEALKERVFSWKRPNYPTEEMEEESVMEDDAELTLSKVEDEMTVDDYEEENVMDLEALKSRTNQSETRLSSKPDNILESNMDAAEWNLEVERVLPQLKVTIRTDHKDWRIHVDQMHQHKDGIKSSLKEAKGYLDKLQEEIGKTLEKVGSREKYINNQLEHLIQDYRSAQSKLSEARECYQQGSGGVTERTRVLAEITEELEKVKQEMEEKGSSMSDGAPVVKIKQSLTKLKQEIVQMDIRIGVVEHTLLQAKLKEKSNMTRDMHATNIPESAIGAY
- the ift57 gene encoding intraflagellar transport protein 57 homolog isoform X4; this encodes MVDDNRRGDDERGPGAAYQMFVVMEDLLDKLKLLDYEEEVLAKHNMKALSRHYFASSAYMPSNPGEQFFMFTIIASWLINAAGRPFEQPQEYDDPNATVSNILSQLRAFGGLVDFPPSKLKAGSGEHVCYVLDRLAEEALKERVFSWKRPNYPTEEMEEESVMEDDAELTLSKVEDEMTEEPDDYEEENVMDLEALKSRTNQSETRLSSKPDNILESNMDAAEWNLEVERVLPQLKVTIRTDHKDWRIHVDQMHQHKDGIKSSLKEAKGYLDKLQEEIGKTLEKVGSREKYINNQLEHLIQDYRSAQSKLSEARECYQQGSGGVTERTRVLAEITEELEKVKQEMEEKGSSMSDGAF